The genomic interval GGAATTCTGTTTTAGGTTTAGCTCCATGTTGAAGTTCTTGTTCTTGTTGTTGTACTGCATGTTGTACATTGTGTTCTAATGTATCTTGAGATAGCTGATTTCCTTCATGAAATGATTGAGGATGTGCATGAGGTGTTTCAGGAGGTTGATAATATGTTTGAGATAATTCAGGAGATGTTTGAGGCCTCGCTTGAAGTATTTGAGGCTCCGAGAGAGATGGTCGACCGATTTcttgataatttttatgttccgCATGACTGTGCGGCTGTTGTACGTGTACTGATGCATTAGGTTCTTCATTCTCAGGCAAAATAGgtgattttatattttctatattttctacatgaatatattcattattacatacatatgtattatatggATCcgtgatttttttaatttcttttctaAATTcatctaaaatatttttataatgtgtATTAGTAGGTTGATTATTCCTTATAAAATCATTATATggataaagaaaagaatgaaCTGGTGAACAGGATGTCGCATTCCACAATGGATTATCATCTTtgaactttttaaatttttcatacaATGCATAtaacttt from Plasmodium vivax scf_4833 genomic scaffold, whole genome shotgun sequence carries:
- a CDS encoding variable surface protein Vir28-like (encoded by transcript PVX_047190A) translates to MYDKMEKLYALYEKFKKFKDDNPLWNATSCSPVHSFLYPYNDFIRNNQPTNTHYKNILDEFRKEIKKITDPYNTYVCNNEYIHVENIENIKSPILPENEEPNASVHVQQPHSHAEHKNYQEIGRPSLSEPQILQARPQTSPELSQTYYQPPETPHAHPQSFHEGNQLSQDTLEHNVQHAVQQQEQELQHGAKPKTEFHVDVSQVYPSHYGSLEYPRTSSYSDQHPYSRVPLLANEVPGASTSVMSTITSALKGVDPVPVVGVSGGMGALFLLFRYTPVGAFFRGGRGRVRRIPSGFHGQFPGGFPGYDDYESGYIGYGPMNPLAE